In the genome of Populus trichocarpa isolate Nisqually-1 chromosome 6, P.trichocarpa_v4.1, whole genome shotgun sequence, one region contains:
- the LOC7454935 gene encoding laccase-2, with protein sequence MGNSPRSTVLPSMAALQLLCFFFFSLVPDFAAAITRQYTFNITHKNFTRLCHTRSLVTVNGQFPGPRLVAREGDQVLVKVVNHVAENITIHWHGVRQLTTGWADGPAYVTQCPIQTGQAYTYNFTITGQRGTLLWHAHISWLRSSLYGPIIILPKLNESYPFKKPYKEIPILFGEWFNVDPEAVIAQALQTGAGPNVSDAYTINGLPGPLYNCSAKDTYKLKVKPGKTYLLRLINAALNDELFFSIANHTLTVVEADAVYVKPFEADTLLISPGQTTNVLLKTKPHLPNATFYMFAGPYFSGMGSFDNSTTAGVLVYKHPSSNNHLKKLPTLKPTLPPINATGFVANFTKKFRSLANAKFPANVPQTVDRKFFFTVGLGTNPCPKNTTCQGPNNNTKFAASINNVSFVLPSVALLQSYFFGQSNGVFTSDFPQNPTIPFNYTGTPPNNTMVSNGTKAVVLTFNTSVELVMQGTSIVAAESHPLHLHGFNFFVVGQGFGNYDPNKDPSNFNLVDPMERNTAGVPAGGWIAIRFLADNPGVWFMHCHLDVHTSWGLRMAWIVLDGPQPNQKIPPPPSDLPKC encoded by the exons ATGGGCAACTCTCCGCGTTCCACAGTATTGCCTTCAATGGCAGCTCTGCAGctcttgtgttttttctttttctctttagtGCCGGACTTCGCAGCGGCCATAACAAGGCAGTACACGTTCAAT ATCACACACAAGAATTTTACGAGATTATGCCACACAAGGAGCCTAGTGACAGTAAATGGACAGTTCCCAGGTCCTCGCCTGGTAGCAAGGGAAGGTGATCAAGTTCTAGTTAAGGTGGTCAATCATGTTGCTGAAAATATTACCATTCACTG GCATGGAGTAAGGCAGCTAACAACCGGATGGGCAGATGGTCCAGCTTACGTAACACAATGTCCCATACAAACTGGCCAGGCATATACGTACAATTTCACCATCACTGGGCAGAGAGGAACACTCTTGTGGCATGCGCACATTTCATGGCTAAGATCATCACTCTATGGACCCATTATTATTCTACCAAAGCTCAACGAGTCCTACCCATTTAAGAAACCCTACAAGGAAATCCCCATTCTTTTTg GAGAATGGTTTAATGTAGACCCAGAAGCTGTAATTGCCCAGGCTCTTCAGACCGGGGCAGGTCCAAATGTTTCAGATGCGTACACCATCAATGGCCTTCCAGGGCCTTTATACAATTGTTCTGCTAAAG ATACATACAAACTGAAGGTAAAGCCGGGAAAAACCTACCTTCTCCGACTAATCAACGCTGCACTCAACGACGAGCTCTTTTTCAGCATTGCGAACCACACTCTCACCGTCGTTGAAGCTGATGCTGTTTATGTCAAGCCTTTTGAAGCTGACACGCTCCTCATCAGTCCAGGCCAAACTACAAATGTTCTACTCAAAACCAAGCCACATCTCCCTAATGCAACCTTTTACATGTTTGCCGGGCCTTATTTCTCAGGCATGGGAAGCTTTGACAACTCTACCACTGCTGGTGTCCTGGTTTATAAACATCCATCTAGTAATAATCACTTGAAAAAGCTTCCTACACTCAAGCCAACTCTGCCACCAATCAATGCTACTGGCTTTGTTGCGAATTTCACCAAGAAATTCCGTAGCTTAGCCAACGCTAAATTTCCAGCTAATGTGCCACAAACAGTGGACAGGAAATTCTTCTTCACTGTGGGACTTGGGACTAACCCGTGCCCTAAAAATACAACCTGTCAGGGACCAAATAATAATACGAAATTTGCTGCTTCGATTAACAATGTGTCATTTGTATTACCCTCTGTAGCTCTTCTGCAATCCTACTTCTTTGGACAGTCAAATGGTGTCTTCACCTCCGATTTTCCTCAGAACCCAACAATACCATTCAATTATACGGGTACTCCACCAAATAATACTATGGTCAGCAATGGCACAAAAGCAGTGGTGTTAACATTCAACACGAGCGTGGAGTTGGTAATGCAGGGCACAAGCATAGTCGCTGCCGAAAGTCACCCACTCCATCTGCatggttttaatttctttgtggTTGGACAAGGTTTTGGCAACTACGATCCCAACAAAGATCCTTCCAATTTTAATCTGGTCGACCCTATGGAAAGGAACACGGCGGGAGTTCCAGCTGGTGGCTGGATCGCTATTCGCTTCCTAGCGGACAATCCAG GGGTGTGGTTCATGCACTGCCATCTTGATGTGCACACTAGCTGGGGGCTCCGAATGGCATGGATAGTCTTGGATGGACCCCAACCGAATCAAAAAATACCACCACCACCGTCTGATCTTCCAAAGTGCTGA
- the LOC7487263 gene encoding vestitone reductase, with protein sequence MEGEKGRVCVTGGTGFVASWLIMKLLEQGYSVNTTVRPHPEHKRDVSFLTSLPGGSERLEIFYADLSEPSGFDVAIKGCIGVFHVASPTLDFGNGEPEEVVIQRATDGTLGILKACLNSKTVKRVVLTSSASAVAFNGSGVEMMDEAYWSDVDYIKASNLPIGPYFISKTLTEKRALEFAQEHGLDLVTLAPTYIHGPFICPNMPSSVHISLAMVLGDREQYGLLINAPMLHIDDVARAHIFLLEYPEAKGRYICSKDTITIEEMSEFLSAKYPDYSIPTLEYLKDVEGLKIPGLSSKKLVDSGFKFRYGLEEMFDGAIQCCKEKGLL encoded by the exons atggaaggAGAGAAAGGCAGAGTATGTGTTACAGGGGGGACTGGGTTCGTAGCCTCGTGGCTGATCATGAAGCTCCTGGAGCAAGGTTACTCTGTTAACACGACTGTTAGACCTCACCCAG AACACAAGAGGGACGTTAGCTTCCTGACGAGTCTACCAGGAGGATCAGAGAGGCTAGAAATCTTCTATGCAGATTTAAGTGAACCCAGCGGCTTTGACGTGGCTATTAAAGGATGTATTGGTGTCTTTCATGTAGCTTCCCCAACTCTAGATTTTGGAAATGGAGAACCTGAGGAAGTAGTTATCCAACGAGCAACTGATGGAACATTAGGAATCTTGAAGGCTTGCTTGAACTCAAAGACAGTGAAGCGAGTTGTGTTGACTTCTAGTGCATCAGCGGTAGCTTTTAATGGCAGTGGTGTGGAGATGATGGATGAAGCTTACTGGAGCgatgttgattatatcaaagcCTCAAACTTGCCCATAGGCCCTTACTTTATTTCCAAAACTTTAACGGAGAAAAGAGCTCTTGAATTCGCACAAGAACATGGATTGGACCTTGTAACTTTAGCCCCAACCTACATTCATGGCCCCTTCATCTGTCCAAACATGCCTTCTTCAGTTCACATTTCCTTGGCTATGGTGCTGG GTGATCGGGAACAGTACGGGTTACTCATTAACGCACCCATGTTACACATTGATGATGTGGCTAGGGCACATATTTTCCTCCTTGAATATCCTGAAGCAAAAGGGAGGTATATTTGTTCTAAAGACACTATAACAATTGAAGAGATGTCTGAATTTCTTTCTGCCAAGTATCCTGACTACTCAATACCAACATTAGA ATATTTAAAGGATGTTGAAGGCCTTAAAATCCCTGGTCTGTCCTCGAAGAAACTAGTCGATTCTGGTTTCAAATTTAGGTATGGGCTTGAAGAGATGTTTGACGGGGCCATTCAATGCTGCAAAGAAAAGGGTCTTCTCTAG
- the LOC7487264 gene encoding protein FAR-RED-ELONGATED HYPOCOTYL 1-LIKE — protein MDEDSGDPSEINSFQFKEAPNSKLFCLNKKRKLQDEQVGLPISKHKCWDHRLPLETSTIYEENQEEKDLITHIIKENAERRAIDEGSDPESAKDSNSFVGDSDSAMSVSGEAKLEMEVSKIWSPDRPSTSSYNWGNSLKDTQYSPDNAAAPRHAGKEELVFVEGKDDHCCHYDGLQVYQNLEEPILEIESPLNYSCSEFGTDNIEPCTDKEVDDILYSNELNLNGYVHSSEGWAVNQDAQSSPRKPTIDQEFEQYFSMLMM, from the exons ATGGATGAAGATAGCGGTGACCCATCTGAGATTAACAG CTTCCAGTTCAAAGAAGCACCCAACTCCAAATTGTTTTGcttaaacaagaaaaggaagttGCAGGATGAGCAAGTAGGCTTGCCCATTTCAAAGCATAAATGCTGGGATCATCGCTTACCTCTTGAAACTTCCACAATAtatgaagaaaatcaagaagAGAAAGACTTAATCACACACATAATCAAGGAAAATGCTGAAAGACGGGCCATTGATGAAGGATCAGATCCTGAATCAGCTAAAGATAGCAATAGCTTTGTTGGAGATTCTGACTCTGCCATGTCTGTGTCTGGCGAAGCTAAATTGGAGATGGAGGTTTCAAAGATATGGTCACCTGACAGGCCCTCAACTTCATCATATAACTGGGGCAACAGTCTCAAGGATACACAATATTCTCCAGACAACGCTGCAGCTCCAAGACATGCTGGAAAAGAGGAATTGGTGTTTGTGGAAGGCAAGGATGATCATTGCTGTCATTATGATGGACTGCAAGTATATCAGAATCTTGAAGAGCCCATCCTAGAAATTGAAAGCCCTTTAAATTACAGTTGCTCTGAGTTTGGGACCGACAACATTGAGCCATGTACAGATAAAGAAGTTGATGACATTCTCTATTCCAATGAGTTGAATCTAAATGGGTACGTGCATTCATCTGAAGGATGGGCCGTCAACCAAG ATGCTCAATCAAGCCCCAGAAAACCAACCATTGATCAAGAATTTGAGCAGTACTTTTCCATGCTTATGATGTAA
- the LOC7454936 gene encoding probable protein S-acyltransferase 16 isoform X2 has translation MNAVVFTALALMSVFNYAIAILTDPGRVPPSFMPDVEDSDNPVHEIKRKGGDLRFCQKCSHFKPPRAHHCRVCRRCVLRMDHHCIWISNCVGHANYKVFFVFVVYAVIACIYSLVLLVGSLTVDPQKDELQSGDSFRTIYVISGLLLVPLSAALGVLLGWHVYLILQNKTTIEYHEGVRAMWLAEKGGHVYKHPYDVGAYENLTTVLGPSIFCWVCPTSGHIGSGLRFRTAYDSMTGASVR, from the exons ATGAACGCCGTCGTTTTCACAGCTCTTGCTCTCATGTCTGTTTTTAACTATGCCATCGCTATCTTGACGGATCCGGGACGGGTCCCTCCCTCTTTCATGCCCGATGTCGAAGACTCTGATAACCCAGTCCACGAGATCAAACGCAAA GGAGGAGACTTGAGATTTTGCCAGAAGTGTTCTCACTTCAAGCCTCCACGTGCTCATCATTGCCGTGTTTGCAGAAGATGCGTGTTGCGAATG GATCATCATTGCATTTGGATAAGTAATTGTGTGGGCCACGCAAACTATAAGGTCTTCTTCGTCTTCGTTGTGTATGCTGTAATAGCATGCATCTACTCCCTG GTCTTGCTTGTTGGTAGTCTAACTGTTGACCCTCAAAAGGATGAGCTGCAAAGTGGTGACTCTTTCAGAACCATATAT GTCATTTCTGGGCTGTTGCTAGTTCCGTTAAGTGCGGCACTTGGTGTTCTTTTGGGTTGGCATGTGTACCtaattttgcaaaacaaaacCACTATCGAG TACCATGAAGGGGTGAGAGCTATGTGGCTAGCAGAGAAAGGAGGGCATGTCTATAAGCACCCGTATGATGTGGGCGCTTATGAAAATCTGACAACG GTCTTGGGTCCAAGTATCTTCTGCTGGGTGTGCCCAACATCAGGACATATTGGTTCAGGTCTCCGCTTCCGTACAGCCTATGATAGTATGACCGGTGCATCCGTGAGATAA
- the LOC7454936 gene encoding probable protein S-acyltransferase 16 isoform X1: MKRPLSFSLPVTVVVLAILYIYLSTIFVFIDRWFGLMSSPGIMNAVVFTALALMSVFNYAIAILTDPGRVPPSFMPDVEDSDNPVHEIKRKGGDLRFCQKCSHFKPPRAHHCRVCRRCVLRMDHHCIWISNCVGHANYKVFFVFVVYAVIACIYSLVLLVGSLTVDPQKDELQSGDSFRTIYVISGLLLVPLSAALGVLLGWHVYLILQNKTTIEYHEGVRAMWLAEKGGHVYKHPYDVGAYENLTTVLGPSIFCWVCPTSGHIGSGLRFRTAYDSMTGASVR; this comes from the exons ATGAAGCGACCCCTCAGCTTCTCCCTTCCGGTAACCGTCGTCGTTTTAGCCATACTTTACATTTACTTGTCCACGATCTTTGTTTTTATAGACCGTTGGTTCGGTCTCATGTCTTCCCCAGGCATCATGAACGCCGTCGTTTTCACAGCTCTTGCTCTCATGTCTGTTTTTAACTATGCCATCGCTATCTTGACGGATCCGGGACGGGTCCCTCCCTCTTTCATGCCCGATGTCGAAGACTCTGATAACCCAGTCCACGAGATCAAACGCAAA GGAGGAGACTTGAGATTTTGCCAGAAGTGTTCTCACTTCAAGCCTCCACGTGCTCATCATTGCCGTGTTTGCAGAAGATGCGTGTTGCGAATG GATCATCATTGCATTTGGATAAGTAATTGTGTGGGCCACGCAAACTATAAGGTCTTCTTCGTCTTCGTTGTGTATGCTGTAATAGCATGCATCTACTCCCTG GTCTTGCTTGTTGGTAGTCTAACTGTTGACCCTCAAAAGGATGAGCTGCAAAGTGGTGACTCTTTCAGAACCATATAT GTCATTTCTGGGCTGTTGCTAGTTCCGTTAAGTGCGGCACTTGGTGTTCTTTTGGGTTGGCATGTGTACCtaattttgcaaaacaaaacCACTATCGAG TACCATGAAGGGGTGAGAGCTATGTGGCTAGCAGAGAAAGGAGGGCATGTCTATAAGCACCCGTATGATGTGGGCGCTTATGAAAATCTGACAACG GTCTTGGGTCCAAGTATCTTCTGCTGGGTGTGCCCAACATCAGGACATATTGGTTCAGGTCTCCGCTTCCGTACAGCCTATGATAGTATGACCGGTGCATCCGTGAGATAA
- the LOC7454937 gene encoding laccase-17, whose translation MGSAFLRILVTALCALWIFSELVVAKHAGITRHYKFDIKLQNVTRLCRTKSIVTVNGQIPGPRIIAREGDRLLIKVVNHVQYNVTLHWHGIRQLRSGWADGPAYVTQCPIQTGQSYVYNFTVTGQRGTLFWHAHISWLRATLYGPIVILPKKGVSYPFPLPHKEVPIIFGEWWKADTEKIISQALKTGGAPNISDAYTINGHPGLLYNCSAKDTFKLKVKPGKTYLLRLINAALNDELFFSIANHSLTVVEADAVYVKPFKTHIVLITPGQTTNVLLMAKAKAPNSTFLMAARPYATGPGSFDNTTTAGILEYDQNPSATNSKSKNKKLPLLKPSLPVFNDTTFATKFVKKIRSLANARFPAKVPKKVDRRFFFTIGLGSLPCSQNKTCQGPNNTMFAASVNNVSFVQPNIALLQSHFLNRSKGVYTTDFPTNPPFKFNYTGTPPSNTMTAKGTKVVVLPFNTSVELVMQDTSIIGAESHPLHLHGFNFFVVGQGFGNFDPKKDPVKFNLVDPAERNTVGVPSGGWVAIRFLADNPGVWFMHCHLEVHTSWGLKMAWVVNDGKRPSQKLPPPPSDLPKC comes from the exons ATGGGTTCTGCCTTTTTGAGGATTTTAGTCACTGCGTTGTGTGCTCTTTGGATTTTCTCTGAGCTGGTAGTTGCAAAGCATGCAGGCATTACTAGACATTACAAGTTTGAC ATCAAGTTGCAAAATGTGACGAGGTTGTGCCGGACAAAGAGCATCGTTACCGTCAATGGTCAGATCCCTGGGCCTCGAATCATAGCAAGGGAAGGGGATCGGCTCTTGATCAAGGTCGTTAACCATGTCCAATACAATGTGACACTCCATTG GCATGGAATCAGGCAACTAAGGAGCGGATGGGCAGATGGACCTGCCTACGTAACACAGTGCCCAATTCAAACGGGACAGAGCTATGTATACAATTTCACAGTTACTGGACAAAGAGGGACATTGTTCTGGCATGCTCACATTTCATGGTTAAGAGCTACCCTTTATGGACCCATTGTCATCCTCCCTAAGAAAGGCGTTTCTTACCCATTTCCACTACCTCACAAAGAAGTCCCTATCATTTTTG GAGAATGGTGGAAAGCAGACACGGAGAAAATTATCAGCCAAGCCTTGAAAACAGGAGGAGCGCCAAATATTTCTGATGCCTACACCATTAATGGTCATCCTGGACTTTTGTATAACTGTTCAGCCAAAG ATACATTCAAGCTCAAGGTGAAGCCAGGAAAAACCTATCTCCTTCGTTTAATCAATGCTGCACTTAACGACGAGCTCTTCTTCAGCATTGCAAACCACAGCCTCACTGTGGTTGAAGCTGACGCAGTTTACGTGAAACCCTTTAAAACCCACATTGTACTCATCACCCCGGGACAAACCACCAATGTTCTACTCATGGCCAAAGCTAAGGCCCCTAATTCCACCTTTCTTATGGCCGCTAGGCCATATGCCACCGGCCCAGGCTCCTTTGACAATACAACCACTGCTGGAATACTCGAATATGACCAGAACCCTTCTGCAACAAACTCCAAAAGCAAGAACAAGAAACTCCCTCTTCTTAAACCGTCTCTTCCAGTGTTTAATGACACAACATTTGCCACAAAGTTTGTCAAGAAAATCCGTAGCTTGGCCAATGCAAGATTCCCAGCTAAGGTCCCAAAGAAAGTTGACAGACGCTTCTTTTTCACAATAGGTCTAGGATCACTCCCTTGCTCACAAAACAAGACCTGCCAAGGACCTAATAACACCATGTTTGCAGCTTCCGTCAACAATGTGTCATTTGTGCAGCCAAATATAGCCCTCCTGCAATCTCATTTCCTTAACCGGTCAAAGGGTGTGTACACAACTGATTTCCCTACCAACCCACCTTTCAAATTCAACTATACAGGGACACCGCCTAGCAATACCATGACTGCCAAAGGAACCAAGGTGGTGGTGCTTCCTTTCAATACTAGCGTGGAGTTGGTGATGCAGGACACCAGCATTATTGGTGCAGAGAGTCACCCTCTTCACCTCCATGGCTTCAACTTCTTTGTGGTTGGTCAGGGTTTTGGCAACTTTGACCCCAAGAAGGACCCTGTCAAGTTCAACCTTGTTGACCCTGCCGAGAGGAACACTGTTGGTGTGCCATCTGGCGGGTGGGTCGCCATACGGTTCCTTGCTGACAATCCAG GAGTTTGGTTCATGCACTGTCATTTGGAAGTACACACCAGCTGGGGCCTGAAGATGGCTTGGGTGGTCAATGACGGAAAACGGCCGAGCCAAAAGCTGCCACCTCCACCTTCTGATCTCCCCAAGTGTTaa